A single Elaeis guineensis isolate ETL-2024a chromosome 15, EG11, whole genome shotgun sequence DNA region contains:
- the LOC105058057 gene encoding zinc finger protein ZAT6 yields the protein MALEALDVTPARSPALVSQSTVSEATAEEVAPPPQLEAWAKRKRSKRHRFDDHRPTEEEYLALCLMMLARGEGGRAGASHRLPTPSPPPSVVEARPEYKCSVCGKAFGSYQALGGHKASHRRPPSSSSGGGGGVGEEVVSSGSASSSGGGGRVHECSVCHKTFPTGQALGGHKRRHYEGGAAAGATGRSGVTTSEAATSGPRGFDLNLPPLPDQFGRQATASRCLAAAEEEVQSPLALKKPRYLIPA from the coding sequence ATGGCCCTGGAAGCACTGGACGTAACGCCAGCGCGGTCGCCGGCTTTGGTGTCGCAGTCAACTGTTAGTGAGGCGACGGCGGAGGAGGTGGCACCGCCGCCGCAGCTCGAGGCGTGGGCGAAGCGGAAGCGGTCGAAGCGTCATCGCTTCGACGATCACCGCCCGACTGAAGAGGAGTACCTGGCCCTCTGCCTCATGATGCTGGCCCGCGGCGAAGGTGGCCGAGCCGGAGCCAGTCACCGCCTCCCGACCCCCTCACCGCCGCCCTCGGTGGTGGAGGCGAGGCCGGAGTACAAGTGCTCGGTCTGCGGCAAGGCCTTCGGGTCCTACCAGGCCCTCGGCGGCCACAAAGCCAGCCACAGGAGGCCCccgtcctcctcctccggcggcggcggaggaGTAGGAGAGGAGGTGGTCTCCAGTGGCTCAGCCTCGTCGTCAGGAGGCGGGGGGAGGGTGCACGAGTGCTCGGTGTGCCACAAGACGTTCCCGACGGGGCAGGCTCTTGGGGGGCACAAGAGGCGCCACTACGAGGGCGGCGCCGCTGCCGGAGCCACGGGAAGAAGCGGGGTGACGACGTCGGAGGCGGCAACATCGGGGCCAAGGGGGTTCGATCTGAACCTGCCGCCGCTGCCGGATCAGTTTGGACGCCAAGCTACTGCAAGTCGGTGTTtggcggcggcggaggaggaggtGCAGAGCCCTCTGGCGCTGAAAAAGCCCCGGTACTTGATTCCGGCTTAG